A region from the Acyrthosiphon pisum isolate AL4f chromosome A1, pea_aphid_22Mar2018_4r6ur, whole genome shotgun sequence genome encodes:
- the LOC107883999 gene encoding uncharacterized protein LOC107883999, with protein MFKHVSTLVHYTKLYFKDHRFSEYRITYRYSVWGFFVVVFLVFECESSLHKHRCQQLRPINGQVRLLLVRGVTMAKITCFQQYVLVNGNETMTCVGGKWDSEFPICAKYDPIHIPCDFESPEERFCGWRNYMHNEVEWLADKISVLSNSNRSHVTPGSSQYFTNYYISLDTRDYGSTTIGQLLSPLLLPVVTKQRCLKFSYKVIPSDSRSRPTLKVILGGIPHWQTHGGEGRAIIGLYRFNVPNKIVIEGSSCKAAIDNLIITEDNSCTQRPYNEELDSCHDNCGKISDGVGCSCDWSCHNNNNCCPDIQIKCSYIKPIDDISRLYLSTSTTTTPTMTMTSEKNKTLNVTIPKNRDNNTITIGKLTLVFNSRVLMHGTSFNSTEISPTLKPTSKGLITRRSPNIVDHLNKNISNFSDKNLTDIIHPNFENSVIPLQHNQTLKTNSFSLNNYSGVPAIATESTNLLKNLKLNKITGLSYVYDAIYIIGYLVAIGVILFIIKHSFYFIKSLIKNQADAKDQTFVETNNEGSRNIELISNL; from the exons ATGTTCAAACATGTTAGTACCTTAGTACACTATACTAAACTTTACTTCAAGGATCATCGTTTTTCTGAATATCGGATAACATATCGTTACAGTGTCTGGgggttttttgttgttgtatttCTAGTGTTTGAATGCGAGTCCTCTCTACATAAACATCGATGTCAGCAGCTTCGACCCATCAATGGCCAGGTGAGATTACTATTAGTACGCGGTGTTACTATGGCCAAAATAACCTGTTTTCAACAGTACGTTCTGGTAAATGGCAATGAGACGATGACTTGTGTCGGAGGAAAATGGGATAGTGAATTTCCGATATGTGCTA aatatgaTCCAATACATATACCTTGTGACTTCGAATCTCCGGAAGAAAGGTTTTGTGGGTGGAGAAATTATATGCATAATGAAGTTGAGTGGTTGGCCGATAAAATTTCAGTTTTATCAAATAGTAACAGAAGTCACGTAACACCTGGTTCTTCTCAATATTTTACAA ATTATTATATATCCTTGGACACTAGAGATTATGGATCCACTACCATCGGACAATTGTTATCACCGTTACTTCTTCCAGTTGTAACTAAACAAAGGTGTTTAAAATTTTCGTATAAAGTAATACCAAGCGATTCACGCAGTCGTCCTACACTGAAAGTAATTCTTGGAGGCATACCTCACTGGCAAACTCACGGAGGGGAAGGAAGAGCTATAATTGGGTTATATCGATTTAACGTGCCTAATAAA atCGTAATTGAAGGTAGTAGTTGTAAAGCAGCtattgataatttgataattacAGAGGATAATAGTTGTACTCAACGACCGTACAATGAAG AGCTCGACAGTTGTCATGACAATTGCGGAAAAATATCAGACGGTGTTGGTTGTTCGTGTGATTGgtcatgtcataataataataattgctgcccagatatacaaataaaatgttcgtaTA TCAAACCAATAGACGATATATCTAGACTATATTTATCTACTTCAACTACTACCACACCAACCATGACGATGacttcagaaaaaaataagacGTTAAATGTAACAATTCCCAAAAATAgggataataatacaataacaattggCAAGCTtactttagtttttaattctagGGTATTAATGCATGGAACCTCATTTAATTCAACCGAGATTAGTCCCACATTAAAACCAACATCAAAAGGTTTAATAACTCGCCGTTCACCAAATATTGTcgatcatttaaataaaaatatatccaatttttccgataaaaatttaactgaTATAATTCATCCAAATTTTGAAAACTCTGTAATACCTTTACAACataatcaaactttaaaaaccaactcattttcattaaacaattataGTGGAGTACCGGCCATAGCAACTGAGTCTACTAATCTTTTAAAGAACCTAAAACTAAATA AGATCACGGGATTGTCTTACGTATATGATGCCATTTATATTATTGGATACCTTGTTGCAATAGGTGTTATACTTTTCATTATTAAGCACTCTTTTTACTTTATAAAGTCGCTTATCAAGAATCAAGCAGATGCGAAAGACCAGACTTTTGTTGAGACGAATAATGAAGGGTCTAGAAATATTGAATTGATAtctaatttataa
- the LOC100166562 gene encoding uncharacterized protein LOC100166562, translating to MVGFSAIFVFFVYLYLSKVLECDSLSRNRCPTIELKNGRVRLRAGGRVARISCLPPFKLIRGYEEANCVRGQWDTENPICAREGCLIQESVPHGRLDVLNEGAKLEVKCDLGYTIDGPSYVYCNEDLEWNEELKGCKEHDQIFLFCDFESSDERFCGWKNDIFNDIDWLADKVTFIFFTTRRHVSPGSSQYFKSNYISLDAGNYGSTTTGRLLSPAILPARSKQRCLVFAYKVMSGNSNGIPILKVTFGGIPHWESHEGQGRAIIGLYKMNTTAKIIIEGKSCKAAIDNIIITEGDSCINLPYEEETNSCHDNCGTITFGRCSCDWECYNNNNCCPDLRIKCPYIVPMENITRLYLTNATTATKTSVTTTEKTTILNVTVKNITTSSPVITTPRHNDTIIIDKITTASTTKQSNITSKFSPVSITNLTMTVSIPLTTTSTDVPKSTLFVNSTTSRTINPHSVTTSPNVATVTPNIVVAIQSNSSKIIKTPSMTMTPSISSSTIEPLTVNKTFATEKLNITPTAITKSLMVNTTISMTTTLPKISSSTSRPDKLNPTMKVIFIPTIISNSAVENTPLTTLTSVYLSNSTVKPLIKYSTLSTVKLINSSSTITKSITEYSPSTTALINNSTKLSIQPSIPDSDEQLINKSINTQQTKQNTIINENKTMLNNSTTRVPSNVKYLNDSIVPDKNMVVFDISGRNPHLKPFEYNQTSNYKDPLNITTESYNLSDLRNTSIPYKNEKPTKVLKVHQIPELNDWLHNQSTKNIDNRLADSVKQDENAKSSYTFDTVTIIKYIAAIGVVLLTFKFTLSFILLRFNKPSSDEMGEHFIETDNESSCNMELTSNNKE from the exons ATGGTCGGATTCAGTGCCATTTTTGTCTTTTTCGTTTACTTGTATCTGAGCAAag TATTAGAATGTGATTCTCTATCGAGAAATCGGTGTCCGACCATAGAGCTGAAGAACGGTCGAGTAAGATTGCGGGCGGGCGGACGGGTAGCGAGGATTAGTTGCCTGCCGCCGTTCAAACTGATTCGTGGTTACGAGGAGGCGAATTGTGTTCGAGGGCAATGGGACACCGAGAATCCGATTTGCGCCA GAGAAGGTTGTCTTATCCAAGAGTCTGTACCTCATGGAAGATTGGATGTTCTCAATGAAGGAGCTAAATTAGAAGTGAAATGTGATCTTGGATATACTATAGATGGTCCAAGTTACGTTTATTGTAATGAAGATTTGGAATGGAATGAAGAATTAAAAGGATGTAAAG agcatgatcaaatatttttattctgtgaTTTTGAATCGTCTGATGAAAGATTTTGTGGCtggaaaaacgatatttttaacGACATTGATTGGTTGGCTGATAAAGTTACATTCATTTTCTTTACTACCAGGCGTCATGTGTCGCCCGGATCTTCtcagtattttaaaa gTAATTATATATCTTTGGATGCTGGAAATTACGGTTCCACTACTACCGGACGATTACTATCACCAGCAATTCTCCCAGCTAGAAGTAAACAAAGGTGTTTGGTATTTGCATATAAAGTAATGTCAGGAAATTCAAACGGTATTCCTattctaaaagtcacttttggTGGAATACCTCACTGGGAATCTCACGAAGGACAAGGAAGAGCTATAATTGGGTTGTATAAAATGAATACTACAGCTAAA ATCATAATTGAAGGGAAAAGTTGTAAAGCAgccattgataatataattattacagagGGCGATAGTTGTATTAATCTACCGTACGAAGAAG aGACTAACAGTTGTCATGATAATTGTGGAACAATAACGTTTGGCAGGTGTTCGTGTGATTgggaatgttataataataacaactgcTGCCCAGACCTACGAATAAAATGTCCGTATA TCGTTCCAATGGAAAATATCACtagattatatttaactaatgcAACTACTGCCACAAAGACCTCGGTGACGACTACAGaaaaaactacaattttaaatgtaaccGTTAAGAATATAACGACTTCTAGTCCCGTAATAACAACTCCTAGACACAATGATACgataataattgacaaaataaCCACAGCAAGTACTACTAAACAATCGAACATAACATCTAAATTTTCACCTGTGTCTATAACGAATTTAACTATGACTGTATCAATTCCATTGACTACAACGTCCACTGATGTTCCGAAAAGTACTTTATTTGTTAATTCTACGACATCTCGTACCATCAACCCCCATTCAGTAACTACGAGTCCTAATGTGGCAACGGTTACTCCGAATATAGTGGTGGCCATTCAAAGTAAttcttcaaaaataatcaaaacccCTTCTATGACCATGACCCCTAGTATCTCTAGTTCAACAATCGAACCTTTAACCGTAAACAAAACTTTTGCCaccgaaaaattaaatattacgcCTACAGCGATCACCAAATCTTTAATGGTAAATACCACTATTTCTATGACTACGACATTACCTAAAATTTCTAGCTCAACTTCCAGACCAGATAAACTTAATCCTACTATGAAGGTGATTTTTATTCCTACTATAATTAGTAACTCTGCAGTTGAAAATACTCCTTTAACGACTTTAACGTCAGTTTATTTGTCTAACTCAACCGTTAAAccacttattaaatattcaacacTGTCTACCGTTAAACTAATTAATTCATCTAGCACAATCACTAAAAGTATAACCGAATATTCCCCATCAACTAcagcattaattaataattctacTAAGTTATCAATTCAACCAAGTATACCAGACAGCGATGAACAGTtgattaataaatcaattaatactcAACAAACCAAACAGAATAccattattaatgaaaataagacaatgttaaataattcaacCACTCGCGTACCGAGtaatgtcaaatatttaaacGACTCCATTGTACCTGATAAAAATATGGTCGTTTTTGACATCTCTGGTCGAAATCCTCACCTAAAACCATTTGAATACAATCAAACTTCAAACTATAAAGATCCCCTCAATATAACAACCGAATCATATAACCTTTCGGATCTGAGGAACACTAGTATAccctataaaaatgaaaaaccaacaaaagttttaaaagttcACCAGATACCGGAATTAAACGATTGGCTTCATAACCAATCCACGAAAAACATTGATAATCGGTTGGCAGATTCCGTGAAACAAGATG aAAATGCAAAATCTTCTTACACATTTGATACCgtcactattattaaatatatcgcTGCAATCGGTGTCGTACTTCTCACTTTCAAGTTCACTCTGTCCTTTATATTGTTGCGTTTCAATAAACCTTCCAGTGACGAAATGGGCGAACACTTCATTGAAACGGATAATGAAAGTTCTTGTAACATGGAACTGACGAGTAATAACAAGGAATGA